One Candidatus Moraniibacteriota bacterium genomic window, ACCATCATATCTAATTTCATTTACAGGAGATTCTTTTGGCAATTCAGGCGTAAAAACAGTAATATCTGCCCTTTCTCGGGACAGATATTTATTGAACTCATCGGCATGTGTTTCCAGCCCGCCGATATGCGGAGGATAATATGGGCAAAAAACTAAAATTTTCATAATGATTAAACTTGCAACTTTACAAACCTTATAACTTGATAAACTTATTTACAGCTGATTTTCCAGTATATCTTCGGTCACTCTGCTTCTGCAGGATGATTTTATCCTTGAGTCTGAAATAGATTCACAGATGTTCAGATCTGTTTTTTTAACTGCTTGATTTTTGTAGCAGTAATCCTTGTCTGTTTCTGATTTACTTTCACAATTTTCACTATCTTTAATAGGGGAAAGATCGCAGATGTTCTGGCAATATTTCAGATCGCTGTCATTATCTTTGAAATTCTCACATTCATTGTCGCAGTCCTCGGCGGTAATATTAGCAGAAACTCCTTTCTCATCAATTTCTGTTTTTGTTTCTTCATTTAAATTCTGACTTTCCAAATCGCTATCTGCCTGTTCATTGCTGGTATTGCTTATATTGATTTCCTGATCATTATTAGAAATGCTGTCATTTTGCTCCTGAATTTCTTTTCCAATATTATTTTCAGCGTTAAAATAACGTTCCTTAACTATTGGATAGGAAAAATAAGACATGAAACCCAGAGCTACAATGAATATTAATGAAAAAATTATTTTAAACTTCATATGATTTTTTTAAATAATTTTTTTATTTAAAAATTGATTGTTGAAAATTTAATGGAGTTAATACATCTTCTTTAATGATATATCATCATAATAATACTTAAGTATCCAGTCATAAGTTTTTTTATAGCTTTCCCCGGCTAATTTCACTGAACCGTTGGCAATGAGCCCTACCATATGATTTCCAGAATTAGCTAATGTTTTTGTGCTGTAAGAAGAATGTTTTCCATAAGGATCTTTAACTGAATCGAGCCAAGGGTAAACTTTCGATGCCTTTTCTTTGTAATCGGATATGTTTTTGTAACCTCCCCAATGCCCATCTTCATATCGGCGCGTATATCCATCGCTCCAAGAACAATAAGGAGTAAGTGCTACCTCATCCTTGTATTTTACTATTATACCCTTAGTGTTTTCAGCTGCCTTTTTTATATTTGGGTATTTTTCTTCCCATTCATAGCCCCTATAGATTTGCGAACCTGAGTCGCTTCTAAGAGTGAATCCATAAGGTAAATATTTAGTAGCATTTTCTTTGTACCAATAACCGTAAGTTCTGAAAATGGTTGTCATCACTTTGGTATGTTCAAACGGACCAGTTCCGGTTGTTTCTCCCATGCCCCAAGTATATTGTTCCATTGGCAAAGTATTAATAACCCAAATTCTTCCATCTGTGCTGTTATATTTTATTTTTATTTTTCCCCGATATTCATCATAAGAAGAATCAGGACGGTTTACATCAAAAATCAAATTCGAATTATTTCCATCCTTAGATTCAAAACTTACTTCGCGGTTCAACTCTTTTTCTTCTATAGAGTTGTATACGCGTAAATTTTTATCGCCTGTATATTTTACCCTGGTTGTGCTACTGGCCTTAATTTCCGCAATTTTTTTCCCATCTTTGTCTTTGATAACGTAATCCTTGTTGGCATCTATCTTAAATGATTCATCTTCAAGGTCATCTTTTGAATAGCTCCACAGTCCAACAGCAATTTCTGGCCCATAATTTGTCTGAGAAACAGATTCATCTTTTGAAGTAGTTGAATCCTCTGAAACATCCGCATTTTTTTCGGGAACCCAAAAAAATGTGCCCTTATCAGTCCAATCGCTATCAGTGAGTATGGAACTTTTCTCTTCAGTGCTGGTAGTATAAAAATATTTGTTGTTCTTTAAATTTTTCAGTGCATAAACAGGCACAGTGTCTTTTTGGCTGTCATTGGCATAGGCATAAAAAGCTATACCTTGGTCAGTCCATTTTGCCTTATCTTTTATAAGACTGTCACGTTTTTCTTTTGAAGTCGTGTAATAATAGTATAAATATTTTTTTCCGTATATTTTATAAACAGGAGTGGTATTTATTTGTTTTGTTAAATATGCATAAAATAAAATGCCCTCACTTTCAAAATCGGAATTTTTCAGTAGGCTTGTTTTTTCAGATTCAGAAATGGTCATATAACGAAAAGTTCTTGATTTACTCCAAAAAGCATAAACGGGGGAAGGAGAAACAGAAGCTTCAGCTGACTTAATATCTAGATAAAAAAAAGTTAAAAAACTTGCGAAGATAGATAAAACAATTATTTTTTTCATTTTTTTTGTTTTTAATATTTAAATTCTGTAAAATTATAAACTATTTTTTATCTATTTCTTTTAAGGCCTCTTTTCTGGTGACTTCTGATAAACCTTGTTCCAGTCTTTCGATGGCTGACAGTAATTTAAAAATAATTAGGAATATTAGCAAAAATCCAGTAAGGATTACTGCATTAATATTTCCCTTAAGTCCGAAAATATCAGCTAAAATGTTCGTGGCTTTGGGAAATAGGGCAATTGTGCACATACCTCCCCATACAATTATTCTTACGAATACTTTCAGGAAAGTTTGTCCGCTTTTTCCTTGGACAAAAATCTTTATCCCCTGAAAAATCATAAAAACAGATATGAAAACTACTATAATTTGGTAAATATGTATCTTCATGGAAAAGATTTCAATTGATTAATTTAAAAAACATTTTATACAAAGTCTTTATAGCATTTATGGGTCCCTGCTTGTGGATTTTTCCCATGGAATATTTAGTGTATCTGACTGCAATGGGAACTTCTTTGAATTTTAATTTGTAAAGATAAATTTCACGGATGACTTCACTGTCATATTCATATCGGTCTCCCTTAGTATTTATTACACCAGCTGCTTTTTTAGAATAGGCTCGAAATCCAGATTGACTGTCGGTGACCCAGAGACCGAAGAGATACCAAGTAAAAAAATTTCCGATGTGATTAGCGGCAATCCTGTGCCAAGGCATCCCTTTTGTATTTTTAAGGCGTGTTCCCAAGACAACATCGCAGTGGTTTTGGATAATCGGCTCAGTGAGTTTTTCTATGTCTCTTGAGTCATGCTGGCCATCCCCATCCATTGTAACAATAATTTCGGCTCCAAGCAATTTGGCCGCTTCAATGCCGGTTTTTGTCGCTGCTCCTTTCCCGCGATTTATTTTATGGCGAAGGGAAATCGCACCTGCATTCTTAGCTTTTTCCTGGGTTTCATCACTGCTTCCGTCGTCTACAACAATGATATTTTCATATCCGGCATTTTGAACTTCTTGAATGACATCTTGGATAACGCTTTTTTCATTAAAGGCGGGAATTACGATGTATATTTTATTCTTATTATTTTCTGTCATATGCTTTATTGTAGCCAAATAAAGCAAAAAAGCAAACTAAAATGAATTATTGACAAAAGCCTTTTTATTCAGTATCATTTGTAATTAAGAATAAATTAATCTAAAATCTTAGGAGGGAAAAATATGTCAGGACCAGGTAATCCATTTCTTGTGAGAAGAAGGAAAAAATGCTGGTTCTGCAGGATTTTTCCTTTAATAAAATTGAAAAAAAAGATAAAAAAGAAGAGGGTTTGAGAAAGAAGTTATTTAGAAGTTTTTCAAGAAGGAGGCATTATGTCGAAAAATAATCTTAGCAGATTAAAATTAGAGAAAAAAAGTGTTTCTCAAACAATATGCGATTTTTTTAAAGACGTGGTAATCCCGCCGAAAAAAATAAGAATGTCGCAAAAAGATTTCGGGATAAAATTATCCCGGGTCATCCACAAATAAAAATCTGTTTTCAGATTGGGCCGGTACTCAATAGAGTACACGGCCTTTTTTATTGGACAATCAGGCTTTAAATTTGTTATTATTCTTAAAGAAATCTATAACTTATTTTTTATGAAACAAACACAACTTTTTACAAAGACTCGCAAGGAAGCGCCTAAGGATGAAGTCAGTGCCAATGCGCAGCTTCTGATCAGGGCCGGATTTATTAATAAAGAAATGGCAGGCGTGTATAATGTTTTACCTATGGGCTTAAAGGTAATTAACAAAATTTCTGACATTGTCAGGGACGAGATGAATAAAATCGGTGGCATTGAAATGCAATCTACAGCTTTGCAGAAGCAAGAAGTTTGGGAAAAATCTGGCCGATGGAGTGATGAGGTAGTGGATAATTGGTTTAAGACAAAATTAAAAAACGGAGCAGAACTTTCACTGGCTTTTACACACGAAGAACCAATGTCGAATTTAATGAAGAGTTTTATTTCTTCCTATAAAGATTTGCCTGTTTATCCATATGATATTCGGACAGTTTTTCGCAATGAAGCTCGGGCAAAGTCTGGGATTATGCGTGGCCGTGAATTTTTTTGGAAAGCTCTTTATTCGTTTTCTAAAGATGAAACACAACATAACGAGTTCTATGAAAAAGCCAAGATTGCATATCAAAGTATTTTTGAGAGAGTCGGGTTAGGAGGAAAAACTTTTATAACTTTTGCTTCTGGCGGATCTTTTTCTAAATATTCTCATGAATTTCAGACTGTGAGTGAAGCCGGGGAAGACATAATTTATATTGATAAAGACAAAAAAATTGCTGTTAACAAAGAAGTTTATACCGACGAAGTATTGAAAGACTTAGGACTTGAAAAAGGCAAATTAGTCGAAGAAAAAGCTATTGAAGTAGGGAATATTTTTTCTCTGGGTTACCGTTTCTCTGAACCTTTCGGATTGAAATATAAAGATGAAAATAGCGAAGAAAAAATGGTTTTCATGGGTTCATATGGAATCGGAATTTCTCGCCTTATGGGAACGGTTGTGGAACTTAATCATGATGAAAAAGGAATTGTTTGGCCGGAAAATGTGGCGCCGTTTAAAGTCCATCTTCTGAGTTTGGGCGAAGATGCAGAAGCGGA contains:
- a CDS encoding SpoIID/LytB domain-containing protein; translation: MKKIIVLSIFASFLTFFYLDIKSAEASVSPSPVYAFWSKSRTFRYMTISESEKTSLLKNSDFESEGILFYAYLTKQINTTPVYKIYGKKYLYYYYTTSKEKRDSLIKDKAKWTDQGIAFYAYANDSQKDTVPVYALKNLKNNKYFYTTSTEEKSSILTDSDWTDKGTFFWVPEKNADVSEDSTTSKDESVSQTNYGPEIAVGLWSYSKDDLEDESFKIDANKDYVIKDKDGKKIAEIKASSTTRVKYTGDKNLRVYNSIEEKELNREVSFESKDGNNSNLIFDVNRPDSSYDEYRGKIKIKYNSTDGRIWVINTLPMEQYTWGMGETTGTGPFEHTKVMTTIFRTYGYWYKENATKYLPYGFTLRSDSGSQIYRGYEWEEKYPNIKKAAENTKGIIVKYKDEVALTPYCSWSDGYTRRYEDGHWGGYKNISDYKEKASKVYPWLDSVKDPYGKHSSYSTKTLANSGNHMVGLIANGSVKLAGESYKKTYDWILKYYYDDISLKKMY
- a CDS encoding DUF2304 domain-containing protein, translating into MKIHIYQIIVVFISVFMIFQGIKIFVQGKSGQTFLKVFVRIIVWGGMCTIALFPKATNILADIFGLKGNINAVILTGFLLIFLIIFKLLSAIERLEQGLSEVTRKEALKEIDKK
- a CDS encoding glycosyltransferase family 2 protein, translating into MTENNKNKIYIVIPAFNEKSVIQDVIQEVQNAGYENIIVVDDGSSDETQEKAKNAGAISLRHKINRGKGAATKTGIEAAKLLGAEIIVTMDGDGQHDSRDIEKLTEPIIQNHCDVVLGTRLKNTKGMPWHRIAANHIGNFFTWYLFGLWVTDSQSGFRAYSKKAAGVINTKGDRYEYDSEVIREIYLYKLKFKEVPIAVRYTKYSMGKIHKQGPINAIKTLYKMFFKLIN
- a CDS encoding His/Gly/Thr/Pro-type tRNA ligase C-terminal domain-containing protein; the encoded protein is MKQTQLFTKTRKEAPKDEVSANAQLLIRAGFINKEMAGVYNVLPMGLKVINKISDIVRDEMNKIGGIEMQSTALQKQEVWEKSGRWSDEVVDNWFKTKLKNGAELSLAFTHEEPMSNLMKSFISSYKDLPVYPYDIRTVFRNEARAKSGIMRGREFFWKALYSFSKDETQHNEFYEKAKIAYQSIFERVGLGGKTFITFASGGSFSKYSHEFQTVSEAGEDIIYIDKDKKIAVNKEVYTDEVLKDLGLEKGKLVEEKAIEVGNIFSLGYRFSEPFGLKYKDENSEEKMVFMGSYGIGISRLMGTVVELNHDEKGIVWPENVAPFKVHLLSLGEDAEAEKIYRELLGKGIEVLFDDRDVSAGEKFADSDLIGIPYRVVVSKKSLVAGGAEIKKRNSEKTEIVKIKELLEKIS